A stretch of Microbacterium sp. LWH3-1.2 DNA encodes these proteins:
- a CDS encoding ABC transporter permease, with the protein MTQPAPPTSTLDLAAEFLDRRTPLDRIRGVLHKYPAISPAIVLVLAIIVFGSLNPRFFAPANLSLVLDQVSVVGTVAIAQTLIILTAGIDLSVGAAMILASMVMAQTAFHNGFPAPLALFAGLVAALATGALNGFLVTRVKLPPFIATLGTLNVFIALTLLYSGGQTVRKAEMPALLTWTATPLPIGDVRLTVGVLIMLALYVLVAYVLGRTAWGRHVYAVGDDAEAARLAGISTSRVLMGVYIAAGAVLAVAAWIQIGRSGAASPNAGADLNLDSITAVVIGGTSLFGGRGVIWGTLLGAIIVGVFRNGLFLAGVDGLYQTLAIGILVIVAVAVDQWIRKVRK; encoded by the coding sequence GTGACTCAGCCAGCTCCACCCACCTCCACCCTCGACCTCGCAGCCGAATTCCTCGACCGGCGTACCCCGCTCGACCGCATCCGCGGCGTGCTGCACAAGTACCCGGCAATCAGCCCGGCGATCGTGCTCGTGCTCGCCATCATCGTCTTCGGCAGCCTCAACCCGCGGTTCTTCGCGCCGGCGAACCTCTCGCTCGTGCTCGATCAGGTCTCCGTCGTCGGCACGGTGGCCATCGCGCAGACCCTCATCATCCTCACCGCGGGAATCGACCTCTCGGTCGGCGCCGCCATGATCCTCGCCTCGATGGTGATGGCTCAGACCGCGTTCCACAACGGGTTCCCCGCGCCCCTGGCCTTGTTCGCCGGGCTGGTGGCGGCTCTCGCCACCGGTGCGCTGAACGGTTTCCTCGTCACCCGGGTGAAGCTCCCACCCTTCATCGCGACGCTCGGCACCCTGAATGTGTTCATCGCCCTGACCCTCCTGTACAGCGGCGGACAGACCGTCCGCAAGGCGGAGATGCCCGCACTGCTCACGTGGACGGCGACTCCCCTCCCGATCGGCGATGTCCGGCTGACCGTCGGCGTGCTCATCATGCTCGCCCTCTACGTCCTCGTCGCCTACGTGCTGGGACGCACGGCGTGGGGCCGTCACGTCTACGCCGTCGGTGACGATGCTGAGGCCGCGCGCCTCGCCGGCATCTCGACGAGCCGCGTGCTGATGGGCGTCTACATCGCCGCAGGCGCCGTCCTCGCCGTCGCGGCGTGGATCCAGATCGGCCGCTCGGGCGCTGCGAGCCCCAACGCGGGGGCGGACCTCAACCTCGACTCGATCACCGCCGTCGTGATCGGCGGGACGTCCTTGTTCGGCGGCCGCGGCGTCATCTGGGGCACCCTGCTCGGTGCGATCATCGTCGGCGTCTTCCGCAACGGCCTCTTCCTCGCCGGTGTCGACGGCCTTTATCAGACCCTCGCGATCGGCATCCTCGTCATCGTGGCCGTCGCGGTGGATCAGTGGATCAGAAAGGTACGCAAGTGA
- a CDS encoding glycoside hydrolase family 32 protein, whose product MSQRGFYQPEGAWVGDVIPWQEEGVFHLFYLYESRRTPKEGMPWHRVVTDDLTNYHDEGMALASGGHEASDFNVYTGSIVLVEDGTHHVFYTGQNPDVLGDDGRPLQVVMHATSTDAMRSWQRHPGDTFGATAGYETGDWRDPFVFWDEDAGLWRMLITARHATGASRRRGVIAQCTSHDLSTWEPAEPFWNPGRYLAHECPEVFQWGDWWYLVYSEFSDAFTTRYRMARSLDGPWLVPEHDTIDGRAYYAAKSAARGDRRFFFGWIASREGGADDGAWQWAGTMSVLEAEQRRDGTLAFHPPTELRETFSEPGQGIPTGTVLAAPDGYIDALTAVDAPPAFRLRARFDIDDATTECGVLLRAGVDGDEGYALRLEPSRGRLVFDRWPRRATGTEQWQISGDVPFAIELERPCHLPAGEHVLDVIVDGDLCVATLDDATVLSTRLYDRRTGRLGAFVGEGSATLLEFSVLSRVETETDEPLHADALAVTR is encoded by the coding sequence ATGAGCCAGCGAGGGTTCTATCAGCCGGAAGGCGCGTGGGTCGGGGATGTCATCCCCTGGCAGGAAGAAGGTGTGTTCCACCTCTTCTACCTGTACGAGTCGCGGCGCACGCCGAAAGAGGGCATGCCGTGGCATCGGGTGGTGACCGACGACCTGACCAACTACCACGATGAGGGAATGGCCCTGGCGTCGGGTGGGCACGAGGCCTCCGACTTCAACGTCTACACCGGAAGCATCGTGCTCGTCGAAGACGGGACGCACCACGTCTTCTACACGGGACAGAATCCCGACGTGCTGGGTGATGACGGGCGGCCCCTGCAAGTGGTGATGCACGCGACCAGCACAGACGCGATGCGCTCCTGGCAGCGGCATCCGGGCGACACGTTCGGCGCGACCGCCGGATACGAGACGGGCGACTGGCGGGACCCGTTCGTGTTCTGGGACGAGGACGCGGGGCTCTGGCGCATGCTGATCACCGCGCGTCACGCCACCGGCGCCTCGCGTCGTCGCGGTGTCATCGCGCAGTGCACATCCCACGACCTCTCGACCTGGGAACCGGCCGAGCCGTTCTGGAACCCGGGAAGGTACCTCGCTCACGAATGCCCCGAGGTGTTCCAGTGGGGCGACTGGTGGTACCTCGTGTACTCGGAGTTCAGCGACGCCTTCACCACCCGCTACCGGATGGCGCGCAGCCTGGACGGGCCTTGGCTGGTACCCGAGCACGACACGATCGACGGCCGCGCGTACTACGCGGCGAAATCCGCGGCCCGCGGCGACCGCCGGTTCTTCTTCGGGTGGATCGCCTCCCGCGAAGGCGGCGCCGACGACGGTGCCTGGCAATGGGCGGGGACGATGTCCGTGCTGGAAGCCGAGCAGCGTCGGGACGGCACCCTCGCGTTCCATCCCCCCACGGAGTTGAGGGAGACTTTCTCGGAGCCCGGGCAAGGCATCCCGACAGGCACCGTGCTGGCCGCACCCGACGGCTACATCGACGCGTTGACGGCGGTCGATGCCCCGCCCGCATTCCGCCTGCGCGCGCGCTTCGACATCGACGACGCCACGACCGAGTGCGGAGTGCTGCTGCGTGCCGGCGTCGACGGTGACGAGGGGTATGCGCTCCGCCTCGAGCCCTCGCGCGGGCGCCTCGTCTTCGATCGTTGGCCCCGGCGAGCGACCGGAACGGAGCAGTGGCAGATCTCAGGCGATGTCCCGTTCGCGATCGAACTGGAACGCCCGTGCCACCTCCCGGCAGGTGAGCACGTCCTGGACGTCATCGTCGACGGCGACCTCTGCGTCGCGACGCTCGATGACGCGACGGTGCTGAGTACCCGCCTCTACGACCGTCGGACCGGTCGACTGGGCGCGTTCGTCGGCGAAGGCAGCGCCACCCTCCTCGAATTCTCCGTGTTGTCGCGCGTCGAGACGGAAACGGATGAACCCCTCCACGCGGACGCGCTCGCAGTCACGCGCTGA
- a CDS encoding ABC transporter substrate-binding protein gives MTTITRGAAMIAAAAATALILTSCSGTSGASDPTDVDPDGEIVPREISWLLSRPADGGVITAMEQIADEYAEDHPGFGLNLITTPDRPSYIQKYETLAAANKLPELFDTDATPFARKLAGQGRMVDVDALLEDLGLADDYREAALNYQRFDDGSLYMVPFEFQLEYFWYNAELLDQAGVSVPATLDDFPAMCEALRANGVTPIALDGQDQWPLERYMAYYPFRLAGPEYVQQLKTGDASFADPAGRAAAEWLYSLGQAGCFQEGFSSTGYADAQALFTSGKAAVYNIGTWELSNLATDSLDAGVRDTVDYFTLPTIDGAVTDDNEYVTPSGIGMAVNTKTYDPLVRDFLAFALERYPEVYAATGALSPTTTAATTVPDDATPLYTRAIEQADSVGPRIAMPWDTQLDPATNTRLQQELTLLVQGDITPDEFIETMDATLAENADG, from the coding sequence ATGACAACCATCACACGCGGGGCGGCGATGATCGCCGCGGCCGCGGCAACCGCGCTCATCCTCACCAGCTGCTCGGGAACCTCGGGCGCCTCCGACCCCACCGACGTCGACCCGGACGGCGAGATCGTGCCCCGCGAGATCTCGTGGCTGCTGTCTCGGCCGGCCGACGGCGGCGTCATCACGGCCATGGAGCAGATCGCCGACGAGTACGCCGAAGACCACCCCGGTTTCGGACTCAACCTCATCACGACGCCCGATCGGCCCTCATACATCCAGAAGTACGAGACCCTCGCGGCTGCCAACAAGCTGCCGGAACTGTTCGACACCGACGCCACGCCGTTCGCACGCAAGCTCGCCGGGCAGGGCCGGATGGTGGACGTGGACGCCCTCCTGGAGGATCTCGGCCTCGCCGACGACTACCGTGAGGCGGCGCTGAACTACCAGCGCTTCGACGACGGCTCGCTCTACATGGTGCCGTTCGAGTTCCAGCTCGAGTACTTCTGGTACAACGCCGAGCTACTGGATCAGGCCGGGGTCTCGGTGCCCGCCACGCTCGACGACTTCCCGGCGATGTGCGAAGCGCTCCGTGCGAACGGCGTCACCCCGATCGCCCTGGACGGGCAGGACCAGTGGCCGCTCGAGCGGTACATGGCCTACTACCCGTTCCGCCTCGCCGGACCGGAGTACGTCCAGCAGCTCAAGACGGGGGACGCCTCGTTCGCCGACCCGGCCGGTCGCGCCGCCGCCGAGTGGCTCTACTCGCTCGGCCAGGCCGGCTGCTTCCAGGAGGGTTTCTCGTCGACGGGGTACGCCGACGCGCAGGCGCTGTTCACGTCGGGGAAGGCAGCGGTGTACAACATCGGAACGTGGGAGCTGAGCAACCTGGCGACAGACTCGCTGGACGCGGGCGTGCGCGACACGGTCGACTACTTCACCCTTCCGACCATCGACGGCGCCGTGACCGACGACAACGAGTACGTGACTCCCTCGGGCATCGGCATGGCGGTGAACACCAAGACCTACGACCCGCTGGTGCGCGACTTCCTCGCCTTCGCCCTCGAGCGGTACCCCGAGGTGTACGCGGCCACCGGTGCCCTGTCTCCGACCACGACCGCAGCGACGACGGTCCCCGACGACGCGACGCCGTTGTACACCCGTGCGATCGAGCAGGCCGACAGCGTCGGCCCGCGCATCGCGATGCCGTGGGACACCCAGCTGGACCCGGCGACGAACACCCGCCTGCAGCAGGAGCTGACGCTGCTGGTGCAGGGGGACATCACGCCGGACGAGTTCATCGAGACGATGGACGCGACACTGGCGGAGAACGCCGATGGCTGA
- a CDS encoding putative quinol monooxygenase, whose translation MEPIVLYAEFTARPGARTEVEGLIRGYAEAVRQEPGNVVFDVYTRAEGEDRFVVFEVYRGQAAFDAHIGADKGAAFNDVLGPLIVGGASELSFLRPIEARL comes from the coding sequence ATGGAGCCGATCGTGCTCTACGCCGAGTTCACGGCACGACCGGGCGCCCGCACCGAGGTCGAGGGACTGATCCGCGGATACGCGGAGGCTGTCCGCCAGGAGCCGGGAAACGTCGTGTTCGACGTCTACACGCGCGCTGAGGGGGAGGACCGCTTCGTCGTCTTCGAGGTGTACCGCGGTCAGGCGGCGTTCGATGCCCACATCGGGGCCGACAAGGGTGCGGCATTCAACGACGTGCTCGGCCCTCTCATCGTCGGGGGCGCGAGCGAACTCAGCTTCCTTCGCCCGATCGAGGCACGGCTGTGA
- a CDS encoding substrate-binding domain-containing protein codes for MKNHMHKGRTALFAAFAMSAAAALTLTGCAGTSGATPTEGGSDEIGVSLIVKTNSNPFFIAMQDGAKAAAEENGVNLTLAAGKEDGDEDTQIQAIEAAISKGDAGILITPNGPAVLDAVEKARDAGLFVIALDTVPDPADAVDITFATDNFLAGQYIGQWTAATLAGGEAVIGLIDLFDDKAVTVDYNRDQGFLDGMGIELNDDEVNGDEEPTGTYTGGEGGDYTIVGNEASQGAEDGGRTAMENLLAKNPDINVVYTINEPAAYGAYQALEAAGKSKDDVLIVSVDGGCAGVGQVADGIIDATSQQYPVKMAELGVEAIVKLVESGEAPETSDGLDFFNTGVALVTDQPAEGVESIDTTEAAEICWGTK; via the coding sequence ATGAAGAACCACATGCACAAGGGACGCACCGCTCTGTTCGCAGCGTTCGCCATGTCAGCCGCCGCTGCGCTGACGCTCACCGGCTGTGCCGGCACGAGCGGCGCAACTCCGACCGAGGGCGGCTCCGATGAGATCGGCGTCTCTCTGATCGTCAAGACGAACTCGAACCCGTTCTTCATCGCGATGCAGGACGGCGCGAAGGCCGCTGCGGAGGAGAACGGCGTCAACCTCACCCTTGCCGCGGGCAAGGAGGACGGTGACGAAGACACCCAGATCCAGGCGATCGAGGCCGCCATCTCGAAGGGCGACGCCGGCATCCTGATCACCCCCAACGGTCCCGCTGTCCTGGACGCGGTCGAGAAGGCCCGCGACGCGGGCCTGTTCGTGATCGCGCTGGACACCGTGCCCGACCCCGCGGACGCGGTGGACATCACGTTCGCGACCGACAACTTCCTCGCGGGCCAGTACATCGGTCAGTGGACGGCAGCCACGCTCGCCGGCGGGGAGGCGGTGATCGGCCTCATCGACCTGTTCGACGACAAGGCCGTGACCGTGGACTACAACCGCGACCAGGGCTTCCTGGACGGCATGGGCATCGAGCTGAATGACGACGAGGTGAACGGCGACGAGGAGCCGACGGGTACGTACACCGGCGGCGAGGGCGGCGACTACACGATCGTCGGCAACGAGGCGTCGCAGGGCGCCGAGGACGGCGGTCGCACGGCGATGGAGAACCTCCTCGCGAAGAACCCCGACATCAACGTCGTGTACACGATCAACGAGCCCGCCGCCTACGGTGCGTACCAGGCGCTCGAGGCGGCCGGCAAGAGCAAGGACGACGTGCTCATCGTCTCGGTCGACGGCGGATGCGCCGGCGTCGGCCAGGTCGCCGACGGCATCATCGACGCGACGAGCCAGCAGTACCCGGTGAAGATGGCCGAGCTCGGCGTCGAGGCGATCGTCAAGCTCGTCGAGTCCGGAGAAGCCCCGGAGACCAGCGACGGTCTCGACTTCTTCAACACCGGCGTGGCGCTCGTCACCGACCAGCCCGCCGAGGGCGTCGAGTCGATCGACACCACCGAGGCCGCAGAGATCTGCTGGGGCACGAAGTAA
- a CDS encoding ATP-binding cassette domain-containing protein → MSLIEDAVEPTPTPQGVPVLEAKRLVKTFGRVVGLDGVSLQLFPGEVLAVIGDNGAGKSTLIKCLTGAYVPDEGELRLDGELVHFKRPQDARAAGIETVYQNLAVSPALDVAANLFLGRERRKPGLAGTVFRALDKSGMRKEAREQVQKLGISTLQDVTVAVENLSGGQRQAVAVARAAAFGSKVVILDEPTAALGVRESNQVLELIERLREHNVPVILISHNMPHVFQVADRIHVQRLGKRAATITPQSHSMTDAVAIMTGAAQA, encoded by the coding sequence GTGAGCCTCATCGAAGATGCCGTGGAGCCCACCCCGACGCCCCAGGGCGTGCCGGTGCTCGAGGCGAAGCGACTCGTCAAGACCTTCGGCCGGGTCGTCGGACTCGACGGCGTGAGTCTGCAGCTGTTCCCCGGCGAGGTCCTCGCTGTCATCGGCGACAACGGCGCCGGAAAGTCGACGCTCATCAAGTGCCTGACCGGCGCCTACGTCCCCGACGAGGGCGAGCTGCGTCTCGACGGCGAGCTGGTGCACTTCAAGCGCCCGCAGGACGCTCGTGCCGCGGGCATCGAGACCGTCTATCAGAATCTCGCGGTCTCACCAGCGCTCGACGTGGCCGCGAATCTCTTCCTCGGGCGGGAGCGGCGCAAGCCAGGACTGGCCGGAACGGTCTTCCGTGCGCTCGACAAGTCCGGCATGCGCAAGGAAGCACGCGAGCAGGTGCAGAAGCTCGGGATCTCGACCCTTCAGGACGTGACGGTCGCGGTCGAGAACCTGTCGGGAGGGCAGCGCCAAGCCGTGGCGGTCGCACGCGCCGCGGCGTTCGGCTCGAAGGTCGTCATCCTCGACGAGCCGACCGCGGCGCTCGGCGTACGCGAGTCCAACCAGGTGCTGGAGCTGATCGAGCGACTGCGCGAGCACAACGTGCCGGTCATTCTGATCTCGCACAACATGCCGCACGTCTTCCAGGTCGCCGACCGGATCCACGTGCAGCGACTCGGCAAGCGTGCTGCGACGATCACCCCGCAGTCGCATTCGATGACGGATGCCGTCGCCATCATGACCGGAGCCGCACAGGCCTGA
- a CDS encoding LacI family DNA-binding transcriptional regulator: MSIANPARGQKPRATMKQVAALAGVGTKTVSRVVNDEPNVAPGTAKRVWDAVRALDYHVDLQAGSLRRTDGRTRTLGLLISSVDNPFAGAIHRAVEDAAIERGVAVFASSLDDDADREERAVTAFLQRRVDGLILTTAGRRQNYIAQLQDRGIPVVYVDREPSGTEADSVTSDNRAAARAGTEWLISHGHRRIALLADRREIPTAAERERGFLDATRDAGIPTAQTPVITGLRDADSAHRALTALLASDRPPTAVFSAQNLITIGAIHALREAGAEHSVALVGFDDVPLADLLDPGITVIAQDPQEIGRIAVARIFERLEGEASPPLHHVVPTSFVPRGSGEIPPPSPLPGSPSA, encoded by the coding sequence ATGTCAATCGCCAACCCGGCACGTGGGCAGAAGCCGCGCGCCACGATGAAGCAGGTCGCCGCACTGGCGGGCGTCGGCACCAAGACGGTCTCCAGGGTGGTGAACGACGAACCGAATGTCGCGCCAGGGACGGCGAAGCGCGTGTGGGACGCGGTGCGCGCGCTCGACTACCACGTCGACCTCCAGGCCGGCAGCCTCCGACGCACAGACGGGCGCACGCGGACCCTCGGCCTCCTCATCAGCAGCGTCGACAACCCGTTCGCCGGCGCGATCCACCGCGCCGTCGAGGATGCCGCGATCGAGCGTGGGGTGGCCGTGTTCGCTTCCAGCCTCGACGACGATGCCGACCGGGAGGAGCGAGCAGTGACTGCGTTCCTGCAGCGCCGGGTGGACGGCCTGATCCTGACCACCGCGGGGCGCCGGCAGAACTACATCGCGCAGCTGCAGGATCGCGGCATCCCTGTCGTGTACGTCGACCGCGAGCCCAGCGGCACCGAGGCGGACTCCGTCACCAGCGACAATCGAGCCGCTGCCAGGGCGGGGACCGAATGGCTCATCTCCCACGGCCACCGCCGAATCGCCCTGCTCGCCGACCGCCGCGAGATTCCCACGGCCGCCGAGCGCGAGCGGGGATTCCTGGACGCCACGAGGGACGCCGGGATCCCCACCGCACAGACCCCCGTCATCACCGGACTTCGCGATGCCGATTCCGCGCACCGCGCCCTGACGGCGCTCCTCGCGTCGGATCGGCCGCCCACCGCCGTGTTCAGCGCCCAGAACCTCATCACCATCGGCGCGATCCACGCGCTGCGCGAAGCGGGGGCCGAGCACTCGGTCGCACTGGTCGGCTTCGACGATGTGCCACTGGCCGACCTCCTCGACCCCGGCATCACCGTGATCGCGCAGGACCCGCAGGAGATCGGGCGTATCGCCGTGGCGCGCATCTTCGAGCGGCTGGAAGGCGAGGCCTCCCCACCCCTCCACCACGTGGTGCCGACGAGCTTCGTTCCCCGCGGAAGCGGGGAGATCCCTCCCCCGTCGCCGCTGCCCGGCTCACCGAGCGCGTAG
- a CDS encoding carbohydrate kinase family protein, giving the protein MIDATTIDIDVLVIGEALVDITTTGTEVVEMPGGGPANVALGLGRQGIAVALLTRLGPDARGSAITHHLERSGVWVLAESFGAGPTSTAHAHILDDGSARYEFSIDWTASRESLPVRPRTIHAGSVAAFLPPGDEVVLEQIDRLAPEIITFDPNIRPALVGDLDRARVRFEEFARRSTVLKLSDEDAGFLYPGLDEAGVLTTIGGLGPRLVAITRGARGAVLAAEGRIVEVPGRRVIVADTIGAGDTFMASLVADYPALHDGDLTEQALRELAVRAVDAAAITVSRPGADLPWAGELSVAS; this is encoded by the coding sequence GTGATCGACGCGACGACCATCGACATCGACGTGCTGGTGATCGGTGAGGCCCTGGTCGACATCACGACCACCGGAACAGAGGTGGTCGAGATGCCGGGCGGCGGTCCGGCGAATGTGGCGCTCGGCCTCGGCCGTCAGGGCATCGCGGTGGCACTGCTCACCCGGTTGGGACCCGACGCGCGGGGGAGCGCGATCACCCACCACCTCGAGCGGTCCGGCGTGTGGGTGCTGGCAGAGTCGTTCGGCGCAGGCCCGACGTCCACGGCGCACGCCCACATCCTCGACGACGGCTCGGCGCGCTACGAGTTCAGCATCGACTGGACCGCGTCGCGAGAGAGCCTCCCGGTGAGACCGCGCACCATTCACGCGGGATCCGTCGCCGCTTTCCTCCCACCCGGCGACGAGGTCGTCCTGGAGCAGATCGACCGGCTCGCCCCCGAGATCATCACGTTCGATCCGAACATCCGCCCGGCTCTCGTCGGCGATCTCGATCGAGCGCGAGTGAGGTTCGAGGAGTTCGCACGACGATCCACTGTGCTGAAGCTCTCGGACGAAGACGCCGGCTTCCTGTACCCGGGACTCGATGAAGCCGGCGTACTGACGACGATCGGAGGCCTCGGCCCGCGGCTCGTCGCCATCACGCGCGGGGCACGGGGTGCTGTCCTCGCCGCGGAGGGACGGATCGTGGAGGTGCCTGGTCGCCGCGTCATCGTCGCGGACACGATCGGTGCCGGCGATACCTTCATGGCATCGCTCGTCGCCGACTACCCGGCGCTGCACGACGGTGATCTTACGGAGCAGGCACTGCGGGAACTGGCGGTGCGAGCCGTGGACGCCGCCGCGATCACCGTCAGCCGGCCGGGCGCCGACCTCCCTTGGGCCGGAGAGCTCTCTGTGGCTTCCTGA
- a CDS encoding carbohydrate ABC transporter permease, protein MTASTLHAPAPPAPRRPASAPIRRRPSQSPRLRLQRTLLTATIVVIVIVQVYPLLWLFVTSFRTAADFAAGNPFALPQSFTLDNYARAFGTGNLWMNILNSLIVTLGASALIVIAGMMAAYALEVLGFRFSNSVRALLLLGIIVPVQIALVPLFIDYSQVGLLDTHMSMIIPLAAFSLPMAVYLFSSFYKYIPRETYEAASLDGAGPYRIFARITLPLSVNTIVTVVLVNSIFIWNDFIFANTFVLSDGLKTIPLGLQNYIGAMGNTDWTATFAAVCVTVTPLLLVFLVLNKAMIYGLESGATKG, encoded by the coding sequence ATGACCGCTTCCACGCTCCACGCGCCCGCCCCCCCGGCGCCGCGGAGGCCCGCCTCGGCGCCGATTCGGCGTCGACCATCGCAGTCGCCGCGGCTGCGGCTGCAGCGGACCCTGCTCACCGCGACCATCGTGGTCATCGTCATCGTGCAGGTCTACCCGCTCCTCTGGCTGTTCGTGACCAGCTTCCGGACGGCGGCCGACTTCGCCGCGGGGAACCCGTTCGCGCTCCCGCAGTCGTTCACCCTCGACAACTACGCCCGTGCATTCGGCACGGGAAACCTGTGGATGAACATCCTCAACAGCCTGATCGTCACGCTGGGTGCCAGCGCCCTCATCGTCATCGCAGGAATGATGGCGGCATATGCGCTCGAGGTGCTGGGCTTCCGTTTCAGCAACTCGGTCAGGGCGCTGCTGCTGCTGGGGATCATCGTGCCGGTGCAGATCGCCCTGGTCCCGCTGTTCATCGACTACTCGCAGGTCGGCCTGCTCGACACCCACATGTCGATGATCATCCCGCTCGCCGCGTTCTCGCTACCGATGGCGGTGTACCTGTTCTCGTCGTTCTACAAGTACATTCCGCGAGAGACGTACGAGGCGGCATCCCTCGACGGCGCCGGCCCCTACCGGATCTTCGCGCGCATCACCTTGCCGCTGTCGGTGAACACCATCGTCACCGTGGTGCTCGTGAACAGCATCTTCATCTGGAACGATTTCATCTTCGCGAACACCTTCGTGCTCTCGGACGGATTGAAGACGATCCCGTTGGGTCTGCAAAACTACATCGGAGCGATGGGGAACACCGACTGGACTGCGACGTTCGCTGCCGTCTGCGTCACCGTGACTCCGTTGCTGCTCGTGTTCCTGGTCCTGAACAAGGCGATGATCTACGGACTCGAGAGCGGAGCGACGAAGGGGTGA
- a CDS encoding carbohydrate ABC transporter permease — MAEAIAPGTAAAQPRPSRRHSRPLSVSKLPRRSTLSVLVFLVPPLLLYGVAVLLPIIQSLFLSVFRWDGITDMVFVGVDNYVKMFSRDDVFWTAFGNALGYLAICLILQLGGALIVASLLTALPRARELVKTMYLLPAIISTVAIAFLFQRIYSLEPVGLLNQVLAWVGLENLQTAWLSNVQTVLAAVSIPEGWRFTGLYMLIIYAALIAVPRELEEAARLDGASWWQVFWRIRFPYIRPVWITTTIMATTFALRGFDIPYLLTNGGPGQASELLTTYMYKTAFVHTDYGYASAISVFIVVECLVAVGIIFLLLRRRDDS, encoded by the coding sequence ATGGCTGAAGCCATCGCGCCCGGGACGGCCGCGGCGCAGCCGCGGCCGTCCCGGAGGCACTCGCGCCCGCTCTCGGTTTCCAAGCTGCCGAGGCGATCGACGCTGTCCGTGCTCGTGTTCCTCGTTCCGCCGCTGCTGCTCTACGGCGTCGCGGTGCTGCTTCCGATCATCCAGTCGCTGTTCCTCAGCGTGTTCCGCTGGGACGGCATCACCGACATGGTCTTCGTGGGCGTCGACAACTACGTCAAGATGTTCAGTCGGGACGACGTCTTCTGGACGGCGTTCGGCAACGCCCTCGGCTACCTCGCGATCTGCCTCATCCTGCAGCTGGGCGGCGCGCTCATCGTCGCAAGCCTTCTCACGGCGCTGCCGCGGGCTCGTGAACTGGTGAAGACGATGTATCTCCTGCCGGCCATCATCTCGACCGTCGCGATCGCCTTCCTCTTCCAGCGGATCTACTCGCTCGAACCCGTGGGCCTGCTCAATCAGGTGCTGGCCTGGGTCGGACTGGAGAACCTCCAGACCGCATGGCTGTCGAACGTGCAGACCGTGCTGGCTGCCGTGTCCATCCCCGAGGGGTGGCGGTTCACCGGCCTCTACATGCTGATCATCTACGCGGCGCTGATCGCGGTCCCGCGCGAGCTGGAGGAGGCGGCGCGACTGGACGGCGCGTCGTGGTGGCAGGTGTTCTGGCGGATCCGCTTCCCGTACATCCGCCCGGTGTGGATCACCACGACGATCATGGCCACCACCTTCGCGCTGCGCGGCTTCGACATCCCCTACCTGCTGACCAACGGAGGGCCCGGTCAGGCATCCGAGCTGCTCACGACCTATATGTACAAGACCGCGTTCGTGCACACCGACTACGGATACGCCAGCGCGATCTCGGTGTTCATCGTGGTCGAATGCCTGGTCGCCGTCGGCATCATCTTCCTCCTGCTTCGCCGAAGGGACGACTCATGA